A window of the Sphingobium sp. CAP-1 genome harbors these coding sequences:
- a CDS encoding YcgN family cysteine cluster protein, producing MDQVTPFWEKPLDQLDRAQWEALCDGCGKCCLHKAEDEDTGRIYPTNVACRLLDRHSGQCTNYKDRRKFVPDCVRLTPAKVKQISWLPRTCAYRLREEGLPLPDWHYLICGDREAVHRAGESVRGWTVAEAEAGDWEHHLVDREL from the coding sequence ATGGATCAAGTGACGCCTTTCTGGGAAAAACCCCTCGATCAGCTCGATCGCGCCCAGTGGGAGGCGCTGTGCGACGGCTGTGGCAAATGCTGCCTGCACAAGGCCGAGGATGAGGATACGGGGCGCATCTATCCCACCAATGTCGCCTGCCGCCTGCTCGACCGGCACAGCGGCCAATGCACCAATTACAAGGATCGGCGCAAGTTTGTGCCCGATTGCGTGCGGCTGACCCCGGCCAAGGTGAAGCAGATTAGCTGGCTGCCCCGGACCTGCGCCTATCGGCTGAGGGAGGAAGGGCTGCCGTTGCCCGACTGGCATTATCTGATCTGTGGCGACCGCGAGGCGGTGCATCGTGCCGGGGAATCGGTGCGTGGCTGGACCGTGGCGGAGGCGGAAGCGGGCGATTGGGAACATCATCTTGTCGACCGGGAACTTTGA
- a CDS encoding M48 family metallopeptidase: MPVRVRRSARARAFRLTIDSARGELRLSLPARANLKKALGWAQDHEAWVRAQMAQQPAVTRLEDGAVFPLEGREVRICWVAGATRTIRLEGDRLLLGGAAESVGARVERWLVARARAVLEMESHAIARDHGLIVASVGVGDTRSRWGSCAASGAIRYSWRLILAPPEVRRATVAHELAHLLHMDHSPAFHAAHRRIHGADPRPARTWLRTHGAGLHRYRA, from the coding sequence ATGCCGGTGCGGGTGCGCCGGTCGGCACGGGCGCGCGCCTTTCGCCTGACGATCGACAGCGCGCGCGGCGAATTGCGGCTGTCGCTGCCGGCGCGGGCGAACCTGAAGAAAGCGCTGGGATGGGCGCAGGATCATGAAGCCTGGGTGCGCGCGCAGATGGCGCAGCAGCCGGCCGTCACCCGGCTGGAGGATGGCGCGGTCTTTCCGCTGGAGGGGCGCGAGGTGCGGATCTGCTGGGTCGCGGGGGCGACGCGGACGATAAGGCTGGAGGGCGACCGGCTGCTGCTGGGCGGCGCGGCGGAATCGGTCGGCGCGCGGGTGGAGCGCTGGCTGGTGGCGCGGGCGCGGGCGGTGCTGGAGATGGAGAGCCACGCGATCGCGCGCGACCATGGGCTGATCGTCGCGTCGGTCGGGGTGGGCGACACGCGCAGCCGCTGGGGCAGTTGCGCGGCGTCGGGGGCGATCCGCTATAGCTGGCGGCTGATCCTGGCCCCGCCGGAGGTGCGGCGGGCGACGGTGGCGCATGAACTGGCGCATCTGCTGCATATGGACCATAGCCCGGCCTTCCACGCCGCGCACAGGCGCATCCATGGCGCGGACCCCCGGCCGGCGCGGACATGGCTGCGCACCCATGGCGCGGGCCTGCACCGCTATCGGGCCTGA
- the trhO gene encoding oxygen-dependent tRNA uridine(34) hydroxylase TrhO: MAYIVAALYRFTRFADPAAIAADLRTLCTELGTCGTLILAGEGINGTVAGSAEAIDTLIAHLRALPGCADMDVKYAQAGQAPFARMKVKVKAEIVTLGAGDLDPANAAGTHLDPTAWNDLIADPDTILIDTRNAYEVACGTFDRAIDPATRSFRDFPDWFDAFAADLKAQGRRPKIAMFCTGGIRCEKSTALVKARGFDDVYHLKGGILRYLEEMPQADSRWQGECYVFDERVTVGHGLKPGDYTTCRACGLPHPRDAAHDCAGDDSGVWPHRG; encoded by the coding sequence ATGGCCTATATCGTCGCTGCCCTTTACCGCTTCACCCGCTTTGCCGATCCCGCCGCGATCGCCGCCGATCTGCGCACGCTATGCACAGAGCTTGGCACCTGCGGCACGCTGATCCTGGCGGGGGAGGGGATTAACGGCACGGTGGCGGGCAGCGCGGAGGCGATCGACACGCTGATCGCCCATCTGCGCGCGCTGCCGGGCTGCGCCGACATGGACGTGAAATATGCCCAGGCGGGGCAAGCCCCCTTCGCCCGGATGAAAGTGAAGGTGAAGGCGGAAATCGTGACGCTGGGCGCGGGCGATCTCGACCCGGCGAACGCGGCCGGCACCCATCTCGACCCGACCGCCTGGAACGACCTGATCGCCGACCCCGATACGATCCTGATCGACACCCGCAACGCCTATGAAGTCGCCTGCGGCACGTTCGACCGGGCGATCGACCCGGCGACCCGGTCCTTCCGTGACTTTCCCGACTGGTTCGACGCCTTCGCCGCCGACCTCAAGGCGCAGGGCCGCCGCCCAAAGATCGCGATGTTCTGCACCGGCGGCATCCGCTGCGAAAAATCCACCGCTTTGGTCAAGGCGCGCGGCTTTGACGATGTCTATCACCTCAAGGGCGGCATTTTGCGCTATCTGGAGGAGATGCCGCAGGCCGACAGCCGCTGGCAGGGCGAATGCTATGTGTTCGATGAGCGGGTGACGGTGGGCCATGGCCTGAAACCCGGCGACTACACCACCTGCCGCGCCTGCGGCCTGCCCCATCCGCGCGACGCCGCGCATGACTGCGCCGGCGACGACAGCGGCGTCTGGCCGCATCGGGGGTAA
- the pdeM gene encoding ligase-associated DNA damage response endonuclease PdeM, with translation MVPLSFAGHAFLALPEAALYWPDQGALLVADLHFEKASWFARFGQFLPPHDSEATLDIIEALVARTGARAVWSLGDSFHDADGAARLDPKIRDRLISLTERLDWTWITGNHDRDVGDMPGGRRVAQMQVKGIWLRHEAEADDPRPEISGHFHPKLRLSLRGRHVSRRCFVGSATKLILPALGALTGGLDAGHGEIRRAVGPGAAALVPVADRLLRFPLS, from the coding sequence ATGGTTCCCCTTTCGTTCGCAGGCCACGCCTTTCTGGCGCTGCCCGAAGCCGCGCTCTACTGGCCGGATCAGGGCGCGCTGCTGGTAGCCGACCTGCATTTCGAGAAAGCGAGCTGGTTTGCCCGCTTCGGCCAGTTCCTGCCGCCGCATGACAGCGAAGCGACGCTGGACATCATCGAAGCGCTGGTGGCGCGGACGGGCGCGCGGGCGGTCTGGTCGCTGGGCGACAGTTTCCACGATGCCGATGGCGCCGCCCGGTTGGACCCGAAAATCCGTGATCGGCTAATTTCCCTTACGGAAAGGCTGGACTGGACATGGATTACAGGCAATCATGACAGGGATGTCGGGGATATGCCGGGGGGACGCCGGGTCGCACAGATGCAGGTTAAGGGGATATGGCTGCGGCATGAGGCGGAGGCGGATGATCCGCGCCCCGAAATTTCCGGCCATTTCCACCCCAAGCTGCGCCTGTCGCTGCGCGGTCGGCATGTGTCGCGACGCTGCTTCGTGGGATCGGCGACCAAGCTGATTCTGCCGGCATTGGGGGCGCTGACGGGGGGACTGGATGCAGGTCATGGAGAGATTCGGCGCGCGGTGGGACCGGGCGCGGCCGCTTTGGTGCCGGTCGCGGACCGGTTGCTGCGCTTTCCCTTATCGTAA
- a CDS encoding TonB-dependent receptor encodes MTDKSPLLTTVCALALCMFAPAALAQDEAAPQAAADDLSANIIVTATRRASPLSDVPIAVSAVGAQAMQNSGASDIRTLNQLAPSLLVSSTGSEANASARIRGIGTVGDNPGLESSVAVFIDGVYRSRTGAGLNELGEIERVEVLRGPQGTLFGRNASAGLINIISKAPEHEFHAKGEVTYGNYDYWRLSGRVTGPVADGIALSLDGVWSKRDGFYKLLDTSGAKVGETNDRDRYFLRGQALIEPNDALSIRLIGDYTNRDESCCGAAYIETRERRPVSGGGYSTAPFNRIAAILAGQGSVIAADPYDRELTITPGRDYVSKLKDWGLSGEINYDFGGAKLTSITAYRDYKSRDYGDYDYNRADLLYRDPNTYRQFKTFTQELRLQGSAFGDMLDWLVGGYYANERLTLEDNIRFGADYGRFAACRLMAGASVNSNLTAAQLAACGSGLATQPLISGTQAQLNAGLTAALIARGVPAATAAAQAGAISTGLGNGLRALAAIPSGAGDVASLYRQKSENWALFTHNIIHITRRLDLTLGLRYTHESKRFSADFDNNNATCAALQASGLPGIATNPALGSAATLAGGILTLGCLGNASTGLNALNLNDKISDGEFSGTAVLSWKPVDDLLLYGSYSKGYKAGGYNLDRFQLGSTGLNAVPAVFSPRSNADVASLRFAAEKVDAFEVGLKYVQPKWSANIAAFRQEFKNFQLNTFNGTSFVVQNINGCDSALSATRTCDSGDVGPGLISQGVELELTASPVRNFRVTGGFTWARAKFANRLVGSSDGSVPLDTALFLLPGSINSNAPQSVTTASVAWTPPVGSGGLSALFYVDGRLTSGYNTGSDLFPEKNQDGYAIVNARVGLRGPNQRWAVEFWGQNIFNQDYSQVAFSSPLQSSSPSTSTTGQFATGAPMANQLISAYLAEPRTYGITLRGSF; translated from the coding sequence ATGACAGACAAGAGTCCCTTGCTGACCACCGTTTGTGCGTTGGCGCTGTGCATGTTCGCCCCCGCCGCCCTGGCGCAGGATGAGGCCGCACCTCAGGCGGCAGCGGATGATTTGAGCGCCAATATCATCGTTACCGCCACCCGTCGCGCCAGCCCCCTGTCGGACGTGCCGATCGCCGTGTCGGCGGTGGGCGCGCAGGCGATGCAAAATAGCGGCGCCAGCGACATTCGCACCCTGAATCAGCTTGCGCCTTCGCTGCTCGTTTCCTCGACCGGTTCCGAAGCCAATGCGTCGGCGCGCATTCGCGGCATCGGCACGGTGGGCGACAATCCGGGGCTGGAAAGCTCGGTCGCGGTGTTCATCGACGGCGTCTATCGTTCGCGCACCGGCGCGGGCCTCAACGAACTGGGCGAGATCGAACGGGTGGAGGTGCTGCGCGGGCCGCAGGGCACCTTGTTCGGCCGCAACGCTTCGGCGGGCCTGATCAACATCATCAGCAAGGCGCCGGAACATGAATTCCACGCCAAGGGCGAAGTCACCTACGGCAATTATGATTATTGGCGCCTGTCGGGCCGCGTTACCGGGCCGGTGGCGGACGGCATCGCCCTGTCGCTCGACGGCGTATGGAGCAAGCGCGACGGCTTCTACAAGCTGCTCGACACCAGCGGCGCGAAAGTTGGCGAAACCAACGATCGCGACCGTTATTTCCTGCGCGGCCAGGCGCTGATCGAACCCAATGACGCGCTTTCCATCCGGCTGATCGGCGATTATACCAATCGCGACGAAAGCTGCTGCGGCGCGGCCTATATCGAGACGCGCGAGCGGCGGCCGGTATCCGGCGGCGGGTACAGCACCGCGCCCTTCAACCGCATCGCCGCGATCCTGGCGGGTCAGGGCAGCGTGATCGCGGCCGATCCCTATGACCGCGAACTGACCATCACGCCGGGCCGCGACTATGTCAGCAAGCTCAAGGACTGGGGTCTGTCGGGCGAGATCAACTATGATTTCGGCGGCGCCAAGCTGACCAGCATCACCGCCTATCGCGACTATAAAAGCCGCGACTATGGCGATTATGACTATAATCGCGCCGATCTTCTCTATCGCGATCCCAACACCTATCGCCAGTTCAAGACCTTCACGCAGGAATTGCGGCTTCAGGGGTCGGCCTTTGGCGACATGCTCGACTGGCTGGTCGGCGGCTATTATGCCAATGAACGGCTGACGCTGGAGGATAATATCCGTTTCGGCGCGGACTATGGCCGCTTTGCCGCCTGCCGCCTGATGGCGGGGGCGAGCGTCAACAGCAATCTGACGGCGGCGCAACTGGCCGCCTGCGGCAGCGGCCTCGCCACCCAGCCGCTGATCAGCGGCACACAGGCGCAGCTCAATGCCGGCCTGACCGCCGCGCTGATCGCACGGGGCGTGCCGGCGGCGACGGCGGCGGCGCAGGCGGGGGCGATCTCGACGGGGCTGGGCAACGGATTGCGGGCGCTCGCGGCGATCCCGTCCGGCGCGGGCGACGTTGCCTCCCTCTACCGCCAGAAGAGTGAGAATTGGGCGCTGTTCACCCATAATATCATTCACATCACCAGGCGGCTCGATCTGACGCTGGGGCTGCGCTACACCCATGAAAGCAAGCGTTTCTCGGCCGATTTCGACAATAATAACGCCACCTGCGCGGCGTTGCAGGCGTCGGGATTGCCGGGGATCGCGACCAATCCCGCACTGGGCAGCGCCGCGACGCTGGCTGGCGGCATCCTGACGCTGGGGTGCCTGGGCAATGCATCGACCGGCCTCAACGCGCTGAACCTGAACGACAAGATCAGCGACGGCGAATTTTCGGGAACGGCGGTGCTGTCCTGGAAGCCGGTGGACGATCTGCTGCTCTATGGCAGCTATTCCAAGGGTTATAAGGCGGGCGGCTATAATCTCGACCGCTTCCAGCTTGGCTCGACCGGGCTGAACGCGGTTCCGGCCGTCTTTTCGCCACGCAGCAATGCCGATGTCGCCAGCCTGCGCTTCGCCGCGGAGAAGGTCGATGCGTTCGAAGTGGGCCTGAAATATGTCCAGCCCAAATGGAGCGCGAACATCGCCGCCTTCCGGCAGGAGTTCAAGAATTTCCAGTTGAACACCTTCAATGGCACCAGCTTCGTCGTGCAGAATATCAATGGCTGCGACAGCGCGCTCAGCGCGACGCGGACCTGCGACAGCGGCGATGTCGGGCCGGGGCTGATCAGCCAGGGCGTGGAACTGGAACTGACCGCCAGCCCGGTGCGCAACTTCCGCGTCACGGGCGGCTTCACCTGGGCGCGGGCCAAATTCGCCAACCGGCTGGTCGGCAGCAGCGATGGCAGCGTGCCGCTCGACACGGCGCTGTTCCTGTTGCCCGGTTCCATCAACTCGAACGCGCCGCAGTCGGTCACGACGGCCAGCGTCGCCTGGACGCCGCCAGTCGGATCGGGCGGATTGTCGGCGCTCTTCTATGTCGATGGCCGTCTGACCAGCGGTTATAATACCGGGTCGGACCTGTTCCCGGAAAAAAATCAGGACGGCTATGCGATCGTGAACGCGCGCGTCGGGCTACGCGGGCCGAACCAGCGCTGGGCGGTCGAATTCTGGGGCCAGAATATCTTCAATCAGGATTATAGCCAGGTCGCCTTCTCCAGCCCGCTCCAGTCGAGCAGCCCGTCGACATCGACCACCGGCCAGTTCGCGACCGGTGCGCCGATGGCGAACCAGCTCATCTCCGCCTATCTGGCGGAACCGCGTACCTATGGCATCACTTTGCGCGGGAGTTTCTGA
- a CDS encoding YggS family pyridoxal phosphate-dependent enzyme, translating into MTTDSILDAAQRLATLHDSIDRAARLTNRSAADINLIAVSKTHDADAIRPLIAAGQRVFGENRVQESQDKWPALREEYPGIALHLVGQLQSNKAAEAVALFDVIHGLDRPSLLTALARAMDAAGKRIPCFIQVNIGAEEQKGGCAIADTPALIAAARDADIPLLGLMCVPPADIEAAPFFALLAKMAREEGLPRLSMGMSGDYETAIMLGATDIRVGTALFGERPSPARPVPASGRGMLRNSRAK; encoded by the coding sequence ATGACGACCGACAGCATCCTTGACGCGGCCCAGCGCCTTGCCACCCTGCATGACAGCATCGATCGCGCCGCGCGCCTGACCAACCGCAGCGCCGCCGACATCAACCTGATCGCCGTGTCCAAGACCCATGACGCCGACGCCATCCGCCCGCTGATCGCCGCCGGGCAACGCGTGTTCGGTGAAAATCGCGTGCAGGAAAGCCAGGACAAATGGCCCGCGCTGCGCGAAGAATATCCCGGCATCGCCCTGCATCTGGTCGGCCAGCTTCAATCGAACAAGGCGGCCGAGGCGGTCGCGCTGTTCGATGTGATCCACGGCCTCGATCGCCCGTCACTGCTGACCGCGCTCGCCAGGGCGATGGACGCGGCCGGCAAGCGCATCCCCTGCTTCATTCAGGTCAATATCGGCGCGGAAGAACAGAAGGGCGGCTGTGCCATTGCCGACACGCCCGCGCTGATCGCCGCCGCGCGCGACGCCGATATCCCGCTGCTGGGCCTGATGTGCGTGCCGCCGGCCGATATCGAGGCTGCGCCCTTCTTTGCCCTGCTCGCAAAAATGGCGCGGGAGGAAGGCCTGCCGCGCCTCTCCATGGGCATGTCGGGCGATTATGAAACCGCGATCATGCTGGGCGCGACCGACATTCGCGTCGGCACCGCCCTGTTCGGAGAAAGGCCGTCGCCCGCTCGCCCGGTTCCGGCGAGCGGGAGAGGGATGCTCAGAAACTCCCGCGCAAAGTGA
- a CDS encoding thiamine phosphate synthase, whose protein sequence is MQPRHRKNPPARLPDLWLMTDERVADAALLAAAARLPKGGGGIVFRHYRTDPAARRALFEALRRIALRRRLLLLLAGPVRMAAAWRADGAHGRDPKRATRPLLRSRPAHDAREVLAACGADLCFLSPLFPTRSHPSAPALGRVRFAALARRVEAPVMALGGVRAAHRGMLYGIGAQGWAAIDGLVDR, encoded by the coding sequence ATGCAGCCCCGCCACCGCAAAAATCCGCCCGCCCGTCTGCCCGATCTGTGGCTGATGACCGACGAGCGGGTCGCCGATGCGGCGCTGCTGGCGGCGGCGGCGCGATTGCCCAAAGGTGGCGGGGGCATCGTCTTTCGCCATTATCGCACCGATCCGGCGGCGCGGCGGGCCTTGTTCGAGGCGCTGCGGCGGATCGCGCTGCGGCGAAGGTTGCTGCTGCTGCTGGCCGGGCCGGTGCGCATGGCGGCGGCGTGGCGGGCCGATGGCGCGCATGGCCGCGATCCCAAGCGCGCGACCCGCCCCCTGTTGCGCAGCCGGCCAGCGCATGACGCGCGGGAGGTGCTGGCGGCGTGCGGGGCCGATCTCTGCTTTCTCTCCCCCCTCTTCCCTACCCGGTCGCATCCTAGTGCGCCGGCGCTGGGCCGGGTGCGCTTTGCGGCGCTCGCGCGGCGGGTTGAGGCGCCGGTGATGGCGCTGGGCGGGGTGCGGGCGGCGCACCGGGGGATGCTGTACGGGATCGGGGCGCAGGGCTGGGCCGCGATCGACGGGTTGGTGGACAGATGA